One segment of Verrucomicrobiota bacterium DNA contains the following:
- a CDS encoding DNA-3-methyladenine glycosylase yields MNTNIVEHLAKDLVMAGLIKRIGPISLEPRRLSPFQSLVQSIIYQQLNGKVADTILGRFEALFGNQPPTPEQVLTIGPEQLRAAGLSKPKANYIRGLSEKAVAKELLTLEECDRLEDAEIVERLTEVKGVGRWTAEMFLMFNLGRLDVLPVHDLGVRRGVQIAYGKKDLPEPEKLETFGERWKPYRTIAAMYLWRAVDG; encoded by the coding sequence TTGAATACGAACATTGTCGAACATTTAGCCAAAGACCTGGTAATGGCTGGGTTGATCAAACGAATTGGCCCCATTTCCCTGGAACCCCGCCGCCTGTCCCCTTTTCAATCGCTCGTTCAATCCATCATCTACCAGCAATTAAATGGGAAAGTAGCCGATACTATTTTAGGTCGGTTTGAAGCGCTGTTCGGCAATCAACCTCCCACTCCTGAACAAGTCTTAACTATTGGACCAGAACAACTTCGTGCGGCTGGCCTGTCGAAACCCAAAGCCAACTATATCCGTGGTCTCAGTGAAAAAGCGGTGGCGAAGGAATTGCTGACTTTGGAAGAATGCGACCGATTAGAGGATGCTGAGATTGTTGAACGATTAACCGAAGTCAAAGGCGTGGGCAGATGGACGGCGGAGATGTTTTTGATGTTTAACCTGGGTCGGCTAGATGTGTTACCGGTTCATGATCTTGGAGTGCGACGCGGCGTTCAGATCGCTTATGGGAAAAAGGACTTGCCTGAGCCTGAAAAGCTGGAAACCTTTGGGGAACGATGGAAACCGTATCGAACTATAGCTGCGATGTATTTATGGCGCGCCGTGGATGGGTGA
- a CDS encoding NIPSNAP family protein: MKRRNFLGLSSAALGLASFGGMSVFAQGADGERQYLELQKFTFEKEEQKQAFHAYMKEAAIPALNRLGIKPVGVLTPDPANPPKDPAYLNNIFVILPHPNADSALTLNRKLLADAGFTGKSDAYISAIKAEAQYKELESWLMLAFKGMPKIERPSTVPDRVFQLRIYESPSLKTGQKKIEMFNDAGEIKIFREVGLNPVFFGEVLFGAKLPNLTYMLSFDNTDAMKAAWKKFGGHPEWQRLKGMQEYADNRILRNIINLVLKPTEYSQL, encoded by the coding sequence ATGAAACGACGCAACTTTCTTGGTCTCTCCAGCGCAGCGCTGGGGTTGGCTTCATTCGGCGGCATGTCCGTCTTCGCCCAAGGTGCCGATGGCGAACGGCAATATCTCGAACTGCAAAAATTCACTTTCGAGAAAGAAGAGCAGAAACAGGCCTTTCACGCGTACATGAAGGAGGCGGCTATTCCGGCGTTGAATCGCTTGGGGATCAAGCCCGTTGGCGTGCTGACGCCCGATCCGGCCAATCCGCCCAAAGATCCGGCTTACCTGAACAATATCTTTGTCATCTTGCCGCATCCTAACGCGGACTCGGCGCTTACCCTGAACCGGAAGCTGTTGGCGGATGCCGGATTCACTGGCAAGTCGGACGCGTATATTAGTGCGATCAAAGCCGAGGCCCAATACAAGGAACTGGAAAGCTGGCTGATGCTGGCCTTCAAAGGGATGCCAAAAATCGAACGTCCCTCCACCGTGCCGGACCGCGTATTCCAGTTGCGCATTTATGAAAGTCCCAGCCTGAAAACCGGCCAGAAAAAGATCGAGATGTTTAATGACGCGGGTGAGATCAAAATCTTCCGTGAAGTGGGGTTGAACCCGGTCTTCTTTGGCGAGGTGTTGTTTGGCGCCAAGCTGCCCAATCTCACTTACATGTTGAGCTTCGACAATACGGATGCCATGAAGGCCGCCTGGAAAAAGTTTGGCGGTCATCCTGAGTGGCAGCGCCTCAAAGGAATGCAGGAATACGCGGATAACCGCATCTTGCGCAACATTATCAATTTGGTGTTAAAACCGACGGAATACTCGCAACTTTGA
- a CDS encoding Gfo/Idh/MocA family oxidoreductase, which produces MQNFTSQNKTSQTRRGFIKTGTLAGAAIVAAPYLLRAQAERKKLNIACIGAGGKGQSDTDGVAKENIIALCDPDKRILDGRQQKYPNVKVFQDYRKMFEAIGKDLDAVTVSTPDHHHAIASALAMQMGKHVFCQKPLVQTVYEARVLRKLAREKKLATQMGNQGSAGPGLRRAVEVIQAGVIGPVRELHVWSNRPIWPQGVDRPEGEDPIPAELDWDVWIGPAQMRPFKNKVYHPFAWRGWFDFGTGALGDMACHTVNMPFRALKLGYPTKIECEDVFGAKPETYPKSSRIRFEFPEREGQVPVKFWWYDGDPKSQTTFRPDQEKVKEILDMQAGKLPGSGCLLIGDKGKIFSPDDYGSKFYLKLKDEAEYTGGDKHAAAQSVPQTIPRSPGHVQEWIDMIHGGAPAYSNYEIAAYLTEIILLGCIALRHGTKKPIEWDGPNAKAKNADVSHLVKRNYRKGWDLV; this is translated from the coding sequence ATGCAAAATTTTACCAGTCAAAACAAAACGTCACAAACCCGTCGCGGGTTTATCAAAACCGGCACGCTGGCCGGCGCGGCCATTGTTGCCGCGCCCTACCTGTTGCGCGCCCAAGCGGAACGTAAAAAGCTCAACATCGCCTGCATCGGTGCGGGCGGCAAAGGGCAGAGCGATACGGATGGGGTGGCCAAGGAAAATATCATTGCGCTGTGTGATCCCGACAAACGCATCCTGGATGGTCGCCAACAGAAGTATCCGAACGTCAAAGTCTTTCAAGATTACCGGAAGATGTTTGAAGCGATCGGCAAGGATTTGGATGCCGTGACCGTTTCCACTCCCGACCATCATCACGCCATTGCCAGTGCGCTGGCCATGCAGATGGGTAAACACGTTTTCTGCCAGAAGCCCTTGGTACAAACCGTATATGAAGCCCGCGTGCTGCGCAAACTGGCGCGGGAAAAGAAACTGGCCACCCAGATGGGTAACCAGGGCAGTGCCGGTCCCGGGCTTCGCCGCGCGGTGGAAGTCATCCAGGCGGGGGTCATCGGGCCGGTTCGTGAATTGCACGTATGGTCCAACCGTCCGATCTGGCCGCAGGGTGTGGATCGTCCGGAAGGCGAAGACCCGATTCCGGCGGAATTGGATTGGGATGTGTGGATTGGGCCGGCCCAGATGCGTCCGTTCAAAAACAAGGTGTATCATCCGTTCGCCTGGCGTGGATGGTTCGATTTCGGCACTGGTGCGTTGGGCGACATGGCTTGCCATACCGTCAACATGCCGTTCCGTGCCTTAAAGTTGGGGTATCCGACGAAGATTGAATGCGAGGATGTCTTCGGGGCCAAACCGGAAACCTATCCCAAGAGTTCCCGCATACGCTTTGAATTTCCGGAACGCGAAGGTCAGGTGCCGGTTAAATTCTGGTGGTATGATGGAGATCCCAAGAGCCAGACCACCTTCCGTCCGGATCAGGAAAAGGTGAAGGAAATCCTGGACATGCAGGCGGGCAAACTCCCGGGCAGCGGTTGTTTATTGATCGGTGATAAGGGCAAAATTTTCTCACCGGACGACTATGGCTCGAAGTTCTATCTTAAGCTCAAAGACGAAGCTGAATACACCGGTGGCGACAAGCATGCCGCCGCCCAGAGTGTGCCGCAGACGATTCCGCGCAGTCCGGGCCACGTGCAGGAATGGATTGATATGATCCATGGCGGAGCCCCGGCCTATTCCAATTACGAGATTGCGGCGTACCTCACCGAAATCATTCTGTTGGGCTGCATCGCGCTGCGGCATGGGACCAAGAAACCCATCGAATGGGATGGCCCGAACGCCAAGGCGAAAAACGCCGATGTCTCTCACTTGGTCAAGCGCAATTACCGCAAGGGCTGGGACTTGGTGTAA
- a CDS encoding PRC-barrel domain-containing protein, with translation MLSKVKTLKGYKLDSLDGEIGKVKEFYFDDLHWTIRYLVADTGNWLTGRKVLISPYALNNVIKSEKHLTVDLTKKQIENSPALSSHKPVSQQFEEDYYGYYGWPSYWSGSSVWGDYPYIQRDRTKLGKYTKGAKSWDRHLRSTHEVTGYHLQALDGELGHIVDFVIDDDTWAIRYLIVGTKNWWPGKSVLVSPQWIERVSWSEKKVFINLSREIIKASPEYTDESLLTRDYEIGLHGHYNRKGYWIDELAAV, from the coding sequence ATGTTAAGCAAAGTCAAAACACTAAAGGGTTATAAATTGGACAGCTTGGACGGGGAAATTGGGAAGGTCAAAGAATTCTACTTCGACGACCTGCATTGGACCATTCGCTATCTGGTCGCTGACACAGGAAACTGGCTCACGGGGAGGAAAGTGTTAATTTCCCCGTATGCGCTGAACAACGTGATTAAGAGCGAAAAACATCTAACCGTTGACTTGACCAAAAAGCAGATCGAGAACAGTCCTGCTTTATCCAGTCACAAGCCCGTATCCCAGCAATTCGAGGAGGACTACTACGGTTATTATGGCTGGCCATCGTACTGGAGCGGTTCATCCGTGTGGGGAGACTATCCTTACATTCAACGCGACCGCACCAAGTTGGGGAAATATACCAAAGGGGCGAAGTCCTGGGATCGCCATCTGCGCAGCACTCACGAGGTGACAGGCTACCATCTCCAAGCTCTGGATGGCGAGCTTGGCCATATTGTGGATTTCGTCATTGATGACGACACCTGGGCGATTCGCTATCTGATTGTCGGAACAAAAAACTGGTGGCCAGGGAAAAGTGTCCTGGTTTCACCGCAATGGATCGAGCGCGTGAGTTGGAGCGAAAAGAAAGTCTTCATTAATCTTTCGAGAGAGATCATCAAGGCGTCCCCGGAATACACCGACGAGTCGCTGCTCACGCGGGATTATGAAATTGGACTGCATGGGCATTACAACCGCAAAGGATACTGGATTGATGAACTGGCGGCCGTGTAA
- a CDS encoding sulfatase-like hydrolase/transferase, translated as MTKLALLSLIGLACWCSAVSAAEVKSAKPNILLILADDMGYGDSGCYGGKLAPTPAIDSLAREGVRCTDGYVTAPVCAPSRCGIMTGAYNQRFGIQWNEDRAKYNVGPHKLLPQALKSAGYVTGHIGKWNVGADITGCFDETYDVIDWEADYFPDQTGHYVGLDSPSEHASSKVQGVWGPKRASDEYLTDRIGRHAVEFIEKHQAQPFFLYLAFNAVHSPWSAKTAARERFAHLKDPPLNFYAAMIASLDENIACVLAKLKAAGLEQNTLVVFTSDNGPAMGSPNIKVWPENWPKKILVGSAGPLRGYKAQFFEGGIREPFIVRWPATLKAGDTYRQPVSTMDLYATFCAAAGAPVPAGTKLDGVNLLPYLSGEKAGVPHEILFWKNGDQGAVRQGDWKLVISALQPKLQLFNLAADIGEQNDLSGEQPKWVEKLHRAWLDWSTPLPPRANPQSAQAGKGKAATAGAKLPQDRAALFDQKDQNHDGKLSLDEFLANQTDPETAKKRFAQWDTDQDGFLSRAEFINMGGKSK; from the coding sequence ATGACCAAACTCGCACTACTGTCATTGATAGGGTTGGCTTGCTGGTGCAGCGCCGTGTCTGCTGCGGAGGTAAAATCAGCCAAACCCAATATCTTGCTCATCCTCGCCGATGACATGGGCTACGGAGACTCCGGCTGCTATGGCGGCAAGCTTGCGCCGACCCCGGCAATTGATTCGCTGGCCCGCGAGGGCGTGCGTTGCACCGATGGCTATGTCACCGCGCCGGTCTGCGCCCCGAGCCGTTGCGGCATCATGACTGGTGCATACAACCAGCGTTTCGGCATTCAGTGGAACGAAGACCGCGCAAAGTACAACGTCGGTCCACACAAGCTCCTGCCCCAGGCCCTAAAGTCGGCTGGCTATGTCACCGGCCACATTGGCAAGTGGAACGTCGGGGCCGATATTACGGGCTGCTTTGACGAAACCTATGACGTGATTGACTGGGAAGCCGATTATTTCCCGGACCAGACCGGCCACTACGTTGGCTTGGATAGTCCGTCCGAGCACGCCTCCAGCAAAGTGCAGGGCGTCTGGGGGCCGAAGCGCGCCAGCGATGAATACCTGACCGACCGCATTGGCCGACACGCCGTTGAGTTCATCGAAAAACACCAGGCGCAACCGTTTTTCCTCTATCTTGCCTTCAACGCTGTTCACAGCCCATGGAGTGCAAAGACCGCCGCCCGCGAACGCTTCGCGCATCTCAAAGACCCGCCGCTCAATTTTTATGCCGCGATGATCGCTTCGCTCGACGAGAATATTGCCTGCGTATTGGCCAAACTGAAAGCCGCCGGTCTGGAGCAGAACACGCTCGTCGTGTTCACGAGTGACAATGGCCCGGCGATGGGCAGCCCAAATATCAAAGTCTGGCCCGAGAACTGGCCCAAAAAGATCCTCGTGGGTTCCGCCGGTCCGCTCCGTGGCTACAAAGCGCAATTCTTCGAGGGCGGCATTCGTGAGCCGTTTATCGTACGCTGGCCGGCAACCCTCAAAGCCGGTGACACATATCGTCAACCGGTCAGTACGATGGACCTTTATGCCACGTTCTGTGCCGCTGCCGGAGCACCCGTGCCGGCTGGCACGAAGCTCGACGGCGTGAACCTGCTGCCGTATCTGTCAGGCGAAAAAGCCGGCGTTCCGCATGAAATCCTGTTCTGGAAAAATGGCGACCAAGGCGCGGTGCGCCAGGGCGATTGGAAACTGGTCATCAGCGCATTGCAACCAAAACTGCAACTGTTCAATTTAGCCGCTGATATCGGGGAACAAAACGACCTCAGTGGCGAGCAACCGAAATGGGTCGAGAAACTCCACCGCGCATGGCTCGACTGGAGTACCCCGCTGCCACCCCGCGCCAATCCGCAATCCGCCCAAGCTGGCAAAGGAAAAGCCGCCACTGCTGGCGCAAAATTACCCCAAGACCGCGCTGCCCTCTTCGATCAAAAAGACCAGAACCATGACGGGAAGTTGAGCTTGGATGAATTCCTGGCCAATCAAACTGATCCCGAGACCGCGAAGAAACGTTTCGCGCAATGGGATACCGACCAGGACGGTTTTCTGTCACGCGCGGAATTCATCAACATGGGAGGAAAATCAAAATGA
- a CDS encoding DUF1080 domain-containing protein, with protein sequence MTSKCVFFTTLLVLGTSLAGWSAETPVTAKNNPTSQKKEEPLTPGGQYRRHDMNRPKPPVRDPGAPSDNEFAKPPADAVVLFNGSDLSQWVRKPDAKDVDKSIEPKWKVENGYVGVVPKSGSLYTKDKFSDCQIHIEWATPAEINPAMKGQGRGNSGVFLPGHNEIQVLDSYQNDTYADGQAAAIYGMYPPLFNVCRKPGEWQSYDITLEQPRYDAQHKLIRPCRLTLLQNGILVQDHVDLGGGATEGTLGLQDHHNPLHFRNIWLRKLPVGETK encoded by the coding sequence ATGACAAGCAAATGTGTGTTTTTCACCACCCTGCTCGTACTGGGTACGAGCCTGGCCGGCTGGTCTGCGGAAACACCGGTAACGGCAAAAAACAACCCGACCTCACAAAAAAAAGAGGAGCCGCTCACACCCGGCGGTCAGTATCGGCGACACGACATGAACCGGCCCAAGCCGCCGGTCCGCGATCCGGGTGCGCCATCCGACAACGAATTTGCCAAACCGCCTGCCGATGCGGTGGTACTGTTCAACGGCAGTGATTTATCGCAATGGGTGCGCAAGCCTGACGCCAAGGACGTGGATAAGTCCATTGAGCCGAAATGGAAAGTGGAGAACGGTTATGTGGGGGTCGTCCCGAAAAGCGGCAGCCTTTACACCAAGGACAAGTTCAGCGACTGCCAGATTCATATTGAGTGGGCCACGCCAGCGGAGATCAATCCCGCTATGAAAGGTCAGGGCCGCGGCAATAGTGGTGTGTTTTTGCCTGGGCACAACGAGATTCAGGTGCTCGATTCATATCAGAACGACACCTATGCGGATGGTCAAGCCGCCGCGATCTACGGCATGTATCCGCCGTTGTTTAACGTCTGCCGAAAACCAGGCGAATGGCAGAGCTACGACATCACCCTCGAACAACCCCGCTACGATGCGCAACACAAGTTGATTCGTCCCTGCCGCCTTACCCTGCTCCAAAATGGCATCCTGGTGCAGGACCACGTTGACCTGGGTGGCGGGGCCACCGAAGGCACCCTCGGCTTGCAAGACCATCATAATCCGCTGCACTTCCGCAATATCTGGCTGCGTAAATTACCGGTGGGTGAAACGAAATAG